GTCTGTCGTGACATGTGTTTGAATTACACGATATTTGCAACAGATGCAAATACGTgtcattgtatgtatatatattgaagtaaatcaattaatataaccTCTCTCTAAGTGTAGACATAATCAATAATCTATCttgcatttgtaaaaatatctccTAGCTTTTTACACTATCTTTTTCGAATCTCTAAATCTCTCCCGTTCCAGCTGTCAAATCTTGTAAACaataacacatatttatattgagtGACAAGAGAGCCAACTCCAATTGccttgagagagagagtcccCATTTTGACATCACTGCATTCAAGGGTGATATTTCATTGGTTATACGACGAGTTTCTCGGATGTAGCAATTGGCTATCGAGTAGAAAATTTCTAGAGTCTCTATCTAAAAATTCTCGATCTAGTAAATATCAGTCTAGTGCTAAAGTTAACGACAGTCTATCTATGTTTGTATATTCAATGATTTGTCGAAGTAAATCAATATGGATCGTGAACGTGAATGTGTTTtgtgagaatatttaattcgaCAATGTGATGatagcaaattaatattatcactgATAAACTTATTTAGACAATGTCAATCAATACATTATGTGCTGCATTTCGCAAAATTGCAGTGGGCAGAATAAGTGCGTATATGTGGCGACTAAAATTCGCATAATTAAGCAATAACCtaatatacacacgcacatacacacacatatatatatatatatatatttgatttttgtaattatgggcaaaattatatatatgtaatattaacaatgctttcataattatttttcaggtACTATTGCTACTGCAAGATGTTACTCAACACAACAATCAAATTGTGATGTTAATGTAATATCCCGTTTAACATCCAATAGTCATGGCATAGATAGTACTAAGACCattgatatcaaatttataccAGGGACACTTAATATAGATTTTGGGATACGTACAAatggaaatttaataagaaatattattgaaatgccTGTTACAAAGATTCCCCCATTACAAGATCCTGTAAAGCGTTTACCCATTCGATATGATTTACCTATATCGGAGAAGTCTATAGATTTGCCTACAAATGGAGAAATCTTTGAGAAACATGCGGTACGTTTAATTGTGATCAGacataagaaaatgaagaaa
This sequence is a window from Cataglyphis hispanica isolate Lineage 1 chromosome 17, ULB_Chis1_1.0, whole genome shotgun sequence. Protein-coding genes within it:
- the LOC126856152 gene encoding uncharacterized protein LOC126856152, translating into MSINTLCAAFRKIAVGRISTIATARCYSTQQSNCDVNVISRLTSNSHGIDSTKTIDIKFIPGTLNIDFGIRTNGNLIRNIIEMPVTKIPPLQDPVKRLPIRYDLPISEKSIDLPTNGEIFEKHAVRLIVIRHKKMKKHKRRKLRKKMQFIWAKLRHKRNVKKEKVFQAELINKIKQAQAFDAKVYIKEKLNILNKERIPRTFRGEILPAEMIKKFIDEKKAKQEAKRNKPRLIL